The following coding sequences lie in one Candidatus Dormiibacterota bacterium genomic window:
- a CDS encoding peptide ABC transporter substrate-binding protein produces the protein MTGASPRWLRLLAVTGIGTVLLVACAPSGATTSSSARAGGKVTVASWQEQDSLLACNITAASPHACAYVNPAMEGLLTVKANQDVPTNPKLADYWVPELATEVPTLENGDVKVSGDKMDVTWKLRHGVKWHDGVAFTSKDVKATFDFWFLKYRDKNPTPLISVVGWDQVDSVDTPDDYTAIVHLKTVYAAYLTLGTGPYGILPDHLLQQVWAKSGNLTSEKVTVNIPGGYNGTDTLDKLMVGTGPFMFKEWVPGDHLTLVRNPHWWGGGNRPYLNEIRIKFDPDANTELNDLRTNAIDMGLDLRPSLLPPLSRLSDVTTVTILDSATEHLDINLHNTFLKDVTLRKAILMAIDRQKIVDTLLLGRTVVPPDAWMCIQTGAWCLDPNAKHTQYDQPAANKLLNDAGYKLQDSGPCKGFRTDPLGRCVQLHLITTTLPLREEQEVVIASDLAAIGIQVIKPFANVPALRMFASCTSGGVIYSHNFDLAMYTSNYSYPAEPDSLAYTAYHSSQIPGDANNCVGQNTTFTSDPQLDQALDQARLSVKLSDRKDKYVAAQRRLADLVPEIPLYQAVDVEAYNKKVGGYKGNEFWWMNQTADWYINQ, from the coding sequence ATGACGGGTGCCAGCCCACGCTGGTTGCGGCTGCTCGCCGTGACCGGCATCGGCACGGTGCTGCTGGTTGCCTGCGCACCGAGCGGGGCGACGACCAGTTCATCGGCCAGGGCGGGTGGTAAGGTCACCGTCGCCTCCTGGCAGGAGCAGGATAGCCTGTTGGCCTGCAACATCACCGCCGCATCGCCGCATGCATGCGCCTACGTCAATCCGGCGATGGAGGGCTTGCTGACGGTCAAGGCGAACCAGGACGTTCCCACCAATCCGAAGCTCGCGGACTACTGGGTGCCCGAGCTTGCGACCGAGGTACCCACCCTCGAAAACGGCGACGTCAAGGTGAGCGGCGACAAGATGGACGTGACCTGGAAGCTTCGCCACGGCGTCAAGTGGCATGACGGCGTCGCGTTCACCTCCAAGGATGTCAAGGCGACCTTCGACTTCTGGTTTCTGAAATACCGCGACAAAAACCCGACACCGCTCATTTCCGTCGTCGGCTGGGACCAGGTGGACAGCGTCGATACTCCGGACGACTACACCGCCATCGTGCACCTCAAGACGGTGTATGCGGCGTATCTCACCCTGGGAACGGGGCCATACGGCATCCTTCCCGACCACCTGCTGCAGCAGGTTTGGGCCAAGTCCGGCAACCTCACGTCGGAGAAAGTCACGGTCAACATCCCGGGGGGCTACAACGGGACGGACACGCTGGACAAGCTCATGGTGGGTACCGGGCCGTTCATGTTCAAGGAGTGGGTGCCTGGCGACCATCTCACCTTGGTGCGGAATCCCCACTGGTGGGGCGGCGGGAATCGTCCGTACCTCAACGAGATCCGTATCAAGTTCGACCCCGACGCGAACACCGAGCTCAACGACCTGCGCACGAATGCGATCGACATGGGGCTGGACCTGCGGCCGTCACTCCTGCCCCCGCTGTCGCGGCTGAGCGACGTGACCACGGTGACCATCCTGGACAGCGCCACCGAGCACCTCGATATCAATTTGCATAACACGTTTCTCAAGGACGTGACGCTCCGAAAAGCGATCCTGATGGCGATCGACCGACAGAAGATCGTGGATACGCTGCTTCTTGGAAGGACCGTCGTGCCGCCGGACGCGTGGATGTGCATTCAAACCGGCGCCTGGTGTCTCGATCCGAATGCCAAACACACCCAGTACGATCAGCCGGCGGCCAACAAGCTGCTCAACGACGCCGGCTACAAGCTTCAGGATTCGGGACCCTGCAAAGGCTTCCGGACCGACCCGCTGGGGCGCTGCGTACAGCTCCACCTGATCACCACCACGCTGCCGCTGCGTGAAGAGCAGGAGGTCGTCATCGCCTCCGACCTGGCCGCCATCGGCATCCAGGTGATCAAGCCTTTCGCGAATGTGCCGGCGCTGCGGATGTTCGCCTCGTGCACCAGCGGTGGCGTGATCTACTCCCACAACTTCGATCTCGCCATGTACACCAGCAATTACAGCTACCCGGCGGAGCCCGACTCGCTCGCCTATACCGCCTACCACAGTTCGCAGATCCCGGGTGACGCAAACAACTGCGTCGGGCAGAACACCACCTTCACGAGTGACCCTCAGCTGGACCAGGCGCTGGACCAGGCGCGGCTCTCAGTGAAGCTCTCGGACCGCAAGGATAAGTACGTGGCGGCCCAGCGCCGGCTGGCCGACCTCGTGCCGGAGATCCCGCTCTACCAGGCGGTTGACGTCGAGGCCTACAACAAGAAGGTGGGTGGGTACAAGGGCAACGAATTCTGGTGGATGAACCAGACCGCCGACTGGTACATCAACCAATAG
- a CDS encoding TldD/PmbA family protein, whose protein sequence is MKELAEAALNAAQVKGASYADVRLDEHVTQDIIVKNGQLAAVSDDASEGFGVRVIVDGAWGFAGSARLDNAEVEQVVDRAIRIARASARVRLAPVDLGPAVTSRGHYRTPLERDPFAVPLSEKVDLLLRADAAMGSVKGVTIREGSMEFIRQTKLFASTEGALVEQELFESGAGIEATATSPDEVQNRSYPNSFGRHQGAGGYEYITALELDRHGGRIAEEAVALLTALQCPSGVKTLILGASQTALQIHESCGHPTELDRVFGMEAAYAGTSFMTPEKLNHLQYGSPQVTITADALTPTGLGTFGWDDEGVPAQRSFLIKNGLFVGYLTSRETASVLGQQSNGTMRADGWNRIPLIRMTNVNLEPGDSSLEKMIAETKDGVYMETNRSWSIDDKRLNFQFGTQLAYEIVDGKRGRLLKNATYAGITPEFWNSCDAVAGRSEWKVWGLANCGKGQPPQVAHVAHGAAPARFQHVKVGILK, encoded by the coding sequence ATGAAGGAATTAGCGGAGGCCGCCCTCAACGCGGCCCAGGTCAAGGGCGCGAGCTACGCGGACGTGCGCCTCGACGAACACGTCACGCAGGACATCATCGTCAAGAACGGGCAGCTGGCCGCGGTCTCCGACGACGCGAGCGAGGGATTCGGCGTCCGGGTGATCGTCGATGGCGCCTGGGGATTCGCCGGCAGCGCCCGCCTCGACAACGCCGAAGTCGAGCAGGTCGTGGACCGCGCCATCCGGATTGCGCGGGCCAGTGCCCGAGTGCGATTGGCGCCGGTCGATCTGGGCCCGGCGGTCACATCGCGCGGTCACTACCGCACGCCGCTCGAACGCGATCCGTTCGCGGTGCCACTCAGCGAAAAGGTTGACCTTCTCTTGCGCGCCGACGCGGCGATGGGGTCAGTCAAGGGCGTCACCATTCGCGAGGGCTCAATGGAGTTCATCCGGCAGACGAAACTCTTCGCCTCGACCGAGGGTGCCCTCGTCGAGCAGGAACTATTCGAGAGTGGCGCCGGGATCGAGGCGACCGCGACCTCGCCGGATGAAGTCCAGAACCGCTCTTACCCGAATTCGTTCGGGCGCCACCAGGGAGCCGGAGGCTACGAATACATCACGGCCCTGGAGCTCGACCGCCACGGTGGCCGGATCGCCGAAGAGGCCGTGGCGCTGCTGACTGCGCTGCAATGCCCGAGCGGGGTCAAGACCCTGATCCTCGGTGCCAGCCAGACGGCGTTGCAGATCCACGAGTCCTGTGGCCATCCGACAGAGCTCGATCGCGTCTTCGGCATGGAGGCGGCGTACGCGGGCACGAGCTTCATGACGCCCGAGAAGCTGAATCATCTCCAGTACGGCTCGCCCCAGGTCACGATCACGGCCGACGCGCTGACGCCAACCGGTCTCGGCACTTTCGGCTGGGACGACGAGGGCGTGCCGGCTCAGCGATCCTTCCTTATCAAGAACGGCCTCTTCGTCGGCTACCTCACGTCGAGGGAAACCGCCAGCGTCCTGGGACAGCAGAGCAACGGCACGATGCGCGCCGACGGCTGGAACCGGATCCCGTTGATCCGGATGACCAACGTCAACCTGGAGCCGGGCGATTCGTCGTTGGAAAAGATGATCGCCGAGACGAAAGACGGGGTGTACATGGAGACGAACCGCAGCTGGAGCATCGACGACAAGCGGCTCAACTTCCAGTTCGGCACGCAGCTCGCCTACGAGATCGTCGACGGGAAGCGCGGCCGGCTGCTCAAGAATGCCACCTACGCAGGGATCACGCCGGAGTTCTGGAATTCCTGTGACGCGGTCGCGGGCCGCTCGGAGTGGAAGGTTTGGGGGCTGGCCAACTGCGGCAAGGGGCAGCCGCCCCAGGTTGCCCATGTGGCGCACGGTGCCGCACCGGCGCGCTTCCAGCACGTCAAGGTCGGGATCCTGAAGTGA
- a CDS encoding TldD/PmbA family protein, whose product MEVARLTAEGELKQFMIGLLERSPAEQTEVMVTEWDSALTRFANNGIHQNVAERNVSVRVRVVKDGKTGVASINQLNEAAAADVLKRAVAIAELQPRSEVVPLPGPAPARPVEAWSDATAAATPEERADFVQTICAKAGQAGLKAFGAYSTSAGQFAIANSLGVLHHQRSTQGTVNSVVMGDAGSGYADRGAIDVRELDKNELATEVIDKAQRNQNAQPVEPGVYEVVLEEYAVAEMLEFMSFMGFGALAVQEERSFMKLGEKITGDQVSIWDDGLDRSGIPASFDFEGVPKQRVDLITRGVASGLVYDMQTATRAGRQSTGHGLPAPNTEGPFAVNLFMQPGTAAKADLMSDIKRGIWVTRFWYVRVVHPKASIITGMTREGTFLIENGKITRPVKDLRFTQSILEGFQGTLALSRSTKLQVSEYLGASRVPAVRLKAFDFTS is encoded by the coding sequence ATGGAAGTTGCGCGGCTGACGGCCGAGGGCGAGCTGAAGCAGTTCATGATCGGCTTGCTCGAGCGGTCACCCGCGGAGCAGACGGAGGTGATGGTGACCGAGTGGGACAGCGCGCTGACGCGCTTTGCCAACAACGGCATCCACCAGAATGTCGCCGAGCGCAACGTCAGCGTCCGGGTACGCGTAGTGAAAGACGGCAAGACCGGTGTGGCCTCCATCAACCAGCTGAACGAGGCGGCGGCGGCGGACGTGCTGAAGCGAGCGGTCGCCATCGCCGAGCTCCAGCCGCGAAGCGAGGTCGTTCCCCTGCCGGGGCCCGCGCCCGCACGGCCCGTGGAGGCCTGGTCCGATGCGACGGCCGCGGCCACGCCCGAAGAGCGTGCCGACTTTGTCCAGACCATTTGCGCGAAAGCCGGCCAGGCGGGGCTCAAGGCGTTCGGCGCGTACAGCACCAGCGCCGGGCAGTTCGCGATTGCCAACTCCTTGGGCGTCTTACACCATCAGCGCTCTACCCAAGGGACGGTCAACTCCGTTGTGATGGGCGATGCCGGGTCCGGCTACGCGGATCGCGGCGCGATCGATGTCCGGGAACTGGACAAGAACGAGCTTGCCACCGAGGTGATCGACAAGGCCCAGCGGAACCAGAATGCGCAGCCGGTCGAGCCGGGCGTCTACGAGGTGGTGCTCGAGGAGTATGCGGTGGCCGAGATGCTCGAGTTCATGAGCTTCATGGGCTTCGGCGCCCTGGCGGTCCAGGAAGAACGCAGCTTCATGAAGCTCGGGGAAAAAATTACTGGTGATCAGGTCAGCATCTGGGACGACGGCCTGGACCGCTCCGGCATCCCGGCATCGTTCGACTTCGAGGGCGTGCCCAAGCAGCGAGTCGACCTGATCACCCGCGGGGTCGCGAGTGGCCTGGTCTACGACATGCAGACGGCAACGCGGGCCGGCCGTCAATCGACGGGTCACGGGCTGCCGGCGCCCAACACGGAAGGGCCATTTGCCGTGAATCTATTTATGCAACCGGGAACGGCGGCGAAGGCGGACCTGATGAGCGACATCAAGCGAGGCATCTGGGTCACCCGCTTCTGGTACGTCCGGGTCGTGCATCCGAAGGCGTCCATCATCACCGGCATGACACGGGAGGGAACGTTCCTGATCGAGAACGGGAAGATCACGCGACCCGTCAAGGACCTGCGGTTTACGCAAAGCATCCTCGAGGGATTCCAGGGGACGCTGGCATTGAGCCGATCGACGAAGCTGCAGGTGAGCGAGTACCTGGGCGCGTCGCGGGTGCCGGCCGTACGGCTGAAGGCGTTCGACTTTACGAGTTGA
- a CDS encoding gamma-glutamyl-gamma-aminobutyrate hydrolase family protein — protein sequence MSTFPLVGLPTLAIPPGPKPPRFGINQSYVRALTAAGCAPVLIPLLDDDERLRAIYDRLDGIVFPGGADIAPQEYGEEPIGDLNVVEAPRDRTELTLARWAFADDLPTLGICRGQQVLNVALGGSLWQDLRHQGVTSVDHSDADGRARTALMHRVRLDPDSRLAQLIDETSVEVNSLHHQAVKAVAPPLKVTGTSPDGVIESLESDDRRFLIAVQWHPEEIDTLPWVQRLFNGFARAAQSTT from the coding sequence TTGAGCACCTTCCCACTGGTCGGGCTGCCGACGCTGGCGATTCCGCCGGGGCCGAAGCCGCCTCGTTTCGGCATCAACCAGAGTTACGTGCGCGCGCTTACGGCGGCCGGTTGCGCGCCGGTGCTGATTCCGCTCCTCGATGATGACGAGCGCCTGCGGGCGATCTATGACCGGCTCGACGGGATCGTCTTTCCGGGTGGTGCGGACATCGCGCCGCAGGAATATGGCGAAGAGCCGATCGGCGACCTCAATGTGGTCGAGGCCCCGCGCGACCGCACCGAGCTGACGCTGGCGCGCTGGGCCTTCGCCGATGACCTGCCCACGCTCGGGATCTGCCGCGGCCAGCAGGTGCTCAACGTGGCTTTGGGCGGCAGCCTCTGGCAGGATCTTCGACACCAGGGCGTGACCTCGGTCGATCACTCGGACGCCGACGGCCGGGCGCGCACGGCGCTGATGCACCGCGTCCGCCTCGATCCAGACTCTCGCCTCGCGCAGCTCATCGACGAAACCAGTGTCGAGGTCAACAGCCTCCATCACCAGGCAGTCAAGGCGGTCGCCCCGCCGCTCAAGGTGACGGGGACGTCCCCTGACGGTGTCATCGAATCACTGGAGTCGGACGACCGGCGCTTTCTGATCGCGGTGCAGTGGCATCCCGAGGAAATCGACACGCTGCCCTGGGTTCAGCGACTATTCAATGGCTTCGCCCGCGCGGCCCAGAGCACGACTTAA
- a CDS encoding pyridoxamine 5'-phosphate oxidase family protein, producing the protein MTTWGEFAGAHPSLAAFGADCLGRRPAYLATMTKDGNPRVHPVTPIIASDHLFLFMEPTSPKGRDLRERASFALHNGVPDNKGTGGEFYLRGRATLVEDEALRTLAVRSASYSPAPEYILFELYVNEARCNGYGDVTLPSPTHWRSVAP; encoded by the coding sequence ATGACCACCTGGGGTGAATTTGCAGGCGCGCATCCGTCATTAGCAGCCTTCGGTGCCGACTGCCTCGGTCGTCGCCCCGCTTACCTGGCGACGATGACCAAAGATGGCAACCCACGAGTCCATCCGGTGACGCCGATCATCGCGAGCGACCATCTTTTCCTGTTCATGGAGCCGACCTCGCCGAAAGGGCGGGACTTGCGAGAGCGTGCGAGTTTTGCATTGCACAACGGAGTGCCGGATAACAAAGGAACCGGCGGCGAGTTTTACCTGCGCGGCAGGGCGACCCTGGTAGAGGATGAGGCGTTACGCACGCTTGCCGTTCGATCGGCCAGCTACTCACCGGCCCCCGAATACATCCTGTTTGAGCTGTATGTCAACGAGGCACGGTGCAACGGATACGGTGACGTCACGCTGCCGTCGCCGACCCACTGGCGAAGCGTGGCCCCGTGA
- a CDS encoding GNAT family N-acetyltransferase, with translation MLRRLTGPPLHVAEIAGKVVGYVQHGPVGDSIHEVYAIYIDPALLGQGIGWALWQQVVRDVRAGGGSAIELWVLQGNRLGIDWYTRQGGSVAGQREIELADGAHTEIRYRFDLA, from the coding sequence ATGCTTCGGCGCCTCACGGGACCGCCCCTTCATGTTGCGGAAATTGCTGGAAAGGTGGTCGGATATGTACAGCATGGGCCCGTGGGCGATTCGATCCACGAGGTCTATGCCATCTACATCGATCCGGCCTTGCTTGGTCAGGGCATCGGCTGGGCTCTCTGGCAGCAAGTGGTACGGGACGTCCGGGCAGGCGGAGGGTCGGCGATCGAGCTATGGGTGCTGCAAGGCAACCGCCTCGGCATCGATTGGTACACCCGGCAGGGCGGCTCTGTCGCCGGTCAGCGGGAGATTGAGTTGGCGGACGGCGCGCATACCGAGATCCGCTACCGGTTCGACCTCGCCTGA